In Anoplopoma fimbria isolate UVic2021 breed Golden Eagle Sablefish chromosome 12, Afim_UVic_2022, whole genome shotgun sequence, one DNA window encodes the following:
- the cnbpa gene encoding CCHC-type zinc finger, nucleic acid binding protein a isoform X1: protein MTIQELLFTPHVAQRRRRKHRQSEEMDMSSSSSECYQCGRSGHWAKHCPSSSMGSSGRGRGRGRGRGKDLFCYRCGDQGHMARDCDQTEDACYNCHRSGHISRDCKEPKKEREQLCYICNKAGHMARDCDHANNQKCYSCGGFGHIQKLCDKVKCYRCGDIGHVAVHCAKTSETNCYNCGTAGHLARDCTNEGSA, encoded by the exons ATGACAATTCAGGAACTCCTGTTCACACCGCATGTAGCGCAAAGAAGGAGGcgtaaacacagacagagcGAG gaAATGGacatgagcagcagcagcagcgagtGCTATCAATGTGGCCGCTCAGGGCACTGGGCCAAGCATTGCCCCAGCAGCTCCATGGGTTCAAGTGGACGTGGCAGGGGCAGGGGTCGGGGACGAGGCAAGG ATCTGTTCTGTTATCGGTGTGGAGACCAAGGACACATGGCCAGGGATTGTGACCAAACTGAGGATG CGTGCTACAACTGCCACAGGAGTGGCCACATTTCCCGGGACTGCAAGGAGCCCAAAAAGGAGAGGGAGCAGCTCTGCTACATCTGCAACAAAGCTGGCCACATGGCCCGTGACTGTGATCATGCAAACAACCAGAAGTGCTACTCCTGCGGTGGGTTTGGTCACATCCAGAAGCTCTGCGACAAGGTGAAATGTTACAG GTGTGGCGATATCGGCCACGTGGCTGTGCATTGCGCTAAAACCAGCGAGACTAACTGCTACAACTGCGGAACTGCTGGCCACCTGGCAAGAGATTGCACCAATGAAGGCAGCGCATAA
- the LOC129099967 gene encoding haloacid dehalogenase-like hydrolase domain-containing 5, whose translation MRGLLPFHRGLCTLSNRQARRKTGIVGSRCGFCGTQSNSKPQPNFGLLFDIDGVLVRGRQPIPAAKKAFEKLVNSQGQFVVPVVFVTNAGNCLRQTKADQLAHILGVPITQDQVIMSHSPLRMFKKFHDKCVLVSGQGPVLEIAKNVGFNNVVSVDMLRESFPLLDMVDHNRRPKLPSSPVCNLPKVEAVILFGEPIRWETNLQLIVDILLTHGNLGSVHQTQKAPHLPLLACNMDLMWMAEAHSPRFGHGTFLVCLENIYKKITGKDLKYEALMGKPSELTYHFAEYLIRSQAMEREWKLPVTSLYAIGDNLMTDIYGANLYNRYLEERVARKNPKAVAKMVSATGSTTAVPQEEESDNLWESELALPSATSCKSVLVCTGVYNPNVEVPSDASHCIKETVFHGHRDFRFDPALVEPDHIVQDVAEAVERIFEQEKFVPQ comes from the exons ATGCGGGGACTCCTGCCGTTTCACCGGGGCCTGTGCACCCTGAGTAACCGTCAAGCCAGACGCAAAACTGGGATTGTCGGTTCTCGGTGCGGGTTTTGCGGAACTCAGTCTAATAGCAAG CCGCAGCCAAACTTTGGGCTGTTGTTCGACATTGATGGGGTGCTTGTCCGGGGAAGGCAGCCAATCCCTGCTGCAAAAAAGGCGTTTGAGAAACTGGTCAACTCTCAGGGACAATTTGTGGTGccagttgtttttgtcacaaatGCAGGGAATTGCCTCCGACAAACTAAAGCAGACCAGCTCGCTCACATTCTCGGAGTACCT ATTACACAAGATCAAGTCATCATGTCCCATAGTCCGCTGAGGATGTTTAAGAAGTTTCATGACAAGTGTGTGCTGGTGTCAGGACAGGGACCGGTCCTGGAAATTGCTAAAAA TGTGGGCTTTAATAACGTTGTCAGTGTTGATATGCTGAGGGAATCGTTCCCGCTGCTGGACATGGTGGATCACAACAGGAGACCCAAACTGCCG TCCAGTCCTGTCTGCAACCTTCCTAAGGTTGAAG ctgtgattCTGTTCGGGGAGCCGATTCGATGGGAGACCAACCTGCAGCTCATCGTTGACATCCTGTTGACCCACGGTAACCTTGGCAGTGTTCACCAAACCCAAAAGGCGCCTCACCTCCCCCTGCTGGCCTGCAACATGGACCTCATGTGGATGGCTGAGGCGCACTCTCCACG GTTTGGCCACGGGACGTTTCTCGTGTGCCTAGAGAACATCTATAAGAAGATAACAGGCAAAGACCTGAAGTATGAGGCGCTCATGGGAAAACCCAGTGAGCTGACCTACCATTTCGCAGAATACCTCATCAGAAGCCAGGCCATGGAGAGGGAATGGAAACTCCCCGTCACTTCCCTTTATGCTATTGG GGATAACCTCATGACTGATATCTATGGAGCCAACCTATACAACCGCTACCTGGAGGAGAGAGTTGCTAGAAAGAACCCCAAAGCCGTTGCCAAGATGGTCTCCGCCACGGGGTCCACCACTGCAGTGccccaggaggaggagagcgacaATCTGTGGGAGAGCGAGCTAGCGCTGCCCTCCGCCACTTCCTGTAAGTCCGTCCTGGTCTGCACAGGGGTCTACAACCCCAACGTGGAGGTGCCGTCCGATGCAAGCCACTGCATCAAAGAGACTGTGTTCCACGGGCACAGGGACTTCAGATTCGACCCTGCGCTGGTGGAGCCAGACCACATTGTGCAGGATGTGGCGGAAGCTGTTGAACGCATCTTTGAGCAGGAGAAGTTTGTGCCTCAGTAG
- the cnbpa gene encoding CCHC-type zinc finger, nucleic acid binding protein a isoform X2 produces the protein MTIQELLFTPHVAQRRRRKHRQSEEMDMSSSSSECYQCGRSGHWAKHCPSSSMGSSGRGRGRGRGRDLFCYRCGDQGHMARDCDQTEDACYNCHRSGHISRDCKEPKKEREQLCYICNKAGHMARDCDHANNQKCYSCGGFGHIQKLCDKVKCYRCGDIGHVAVHCAKTSETNCYNCGTAGHLARDCTNEGSA, from the exons ATGACAATTCAGGAACTCCTGTTCACACCGCATGTAGCGCAAAGAAGGAGGcgtaaacacagacagagcGAG gaAATGGacatgagcagcagcagcagcgagtGCTATCAATGTGGCCGCTCAGGGCACTGGGCCAAGCATTGCCCCAGCAGCTCCATGGGTTCAAGTGGACGTGGCAGGGGCAGGGGTCGGGGACGAG ATCTGTTCTGTTATCGGTGTGGAGACCAAGGACACATGGCCAGGGATTGTGACCAAACTGAGGATG CGTGCTACAACTGCCACAGGAGTGGCCACATTTCCCGGGACTGCAAGGAGCCCAAAAAGGAGAGGGAGCAGCTCTGCTACATCTGCAACAAAGCTGGCCACATGGCCCGTGACTGTGATCATGCAAACAACCAGAAGTGCTACTCCTGCGGTGGGTTTGGTCACATCCAGAAGCTCTGCGACAAGGTGAAATGTTACAG GTGTGGCGATATCGGCCACGTGGCTGTGCATTGCGCTAAAACCAGCGAGACTAACTGCTACAACTGCGGAACTGCTGGCCACCTGGCAAGAGATTGCACCAATGAAGGCAGCGCATAA
- the cnbpa gene encoding CCHC-type zinc finger, nucleic acid binding protein a isoform X3, with amino-acid sequence MTIQELLFTPHVAQRRRRKHRQSEEMDMSSSSSECYQCGRSGHWAKHCPSSSMGSSGRGRGRGRGRGKDLFCYRCGDQGHMARDCDQTEDACYNCHRSGHISRDCKEPKKEREQLCYICNKAGHMARDCDHANNQKCYSCGGFGHIQKLCDKVKCYSETNCYNCGTAGHLARDCTNEGSA; translated from the exons ATGACAATTCAGGAACTCCTGTTCACACCGCATGTAGCGCAAAGAAGGAGGcgtaaacacagacagagcGAG gaAATGGacatgagcagcagcagcagcgagtGCTATCAATGTGGCCGCTCAGGGCACTGGGCCAAGCATTGCCCCAGCAGCTCCATGGGTTCAAGTGGACGTGGCAGGGGCAGGGGTCGGGGACGAGGCAAGG ATCTGTTCTGTTATCGGTGTGGAGACCAAGGACACATGGCCAGGGATTGTGACCAAACTGAGGATG CGTGCTACAACTGCCACAGGAGTGGCCACATTTCCCGGGACTGCAAGGAGCCCAAAAAGGAGAGGGAGCAGCTCTGCTACATCTGCAACAAAGCTGGCCACATGGCCCGTGACTGTGATCATGCAAACAACCAGAAGTGCTACTCCTGCGGTGGGTTTGGTCACATCCAGAAGCTCTGCGACAAGGTGAAATGTTACAG CGAGACTAACTGCTACAACTGCGGAACTGCTGGCCACCTGGCAAGAGATTGCACCAATGAAGGCAGCGCATAA